The following are encoded together in the Salvia hispanica cultivar TCC Black 2014 chromosome 6, UniMelb_Shisp_WGS_1.0, whole genome shotgun sequence genome:
- the LOC125195341 gene encoding uncharacterized protein LOC125195341, with the protein MAPMIAGRPRGRGRGRGRGRGPRPEVEEQRADNPPPSPPRSPSPPPAPMVDRTIVNTFLKKNPPTFDGRGDPAEAEAWIRTLERLFDLLQCTDQERLICASLQMTGSADYWWEARKKTMTPHQLESLTWERFKTGIYDKYIPKSYKKQKETEFYNLKQGRMSVTEYDRAFFDMSRYGADQVDTDEKMSEKFCAGLRHEIRVALASRGILPYSEALKLALDIEAALPKEKPTPNPTNMPLQTTTQAPRDKRKWEGNQNQWGQKRPWHGPPRPQNFIRQHPFNPTGYTQPRPNLCPKCNKPHSGICRAGEMTCYICGKNGHIARNCRNGPQGRGAPTNPPAQRQHMRALQANTQNNPHQAPHPQRQSLPTQARAYALGQNQQKNNRGNLAGMGTLLNVPVVLLFDTGASHSFISTSCVDTLELPTEPAEPRMTVSSPVGGIIEITQKCSNLEITLGERKVIANNLGVMKMGDVDIILGMEWLTKNHATIKCNERQISFQTPGVGQVDFHGITMNERKSIISVLQAAALVRKGCPAYLVYLSEEQKEEKEIEDVEIVREFPDVFPDTLPGLPPDRQLEFTIDLEPGVAPISKAPYRMAPKELGELKLQLQELLDLGFIRPSVSPWGAPVLFVKKKDGTLRMCIDYRELNKVTLKNKYPLPRIDDLFDQLKGASVFSKIDLRSGYHQLKIRSEDVPKTAFRTRYGHYEFVVMPFGLTNAPAVFMDLMNRIFHP; encoded by the coding sequence ATGGCGCCAATGATAGCTGGACGACcccgaggaagaggaagaggaaggggACGTGGTAGAGGGCCGCGACCCGAGGTTGAAGAACAACGAGCAGACAACCCGCCACCATCTCCACCTCGATCACCTTCGCCTCCACCTGCCCCGATGGTGGATAGGACGATTGTGAACACTTTTCTGAAGAAGAACCCGCCAACCTTTGATGGAAGAGGCGACCCCGCAGAAGCAGAAGCGTGGATACGTACGCTAGAGCGCCTGTTTGACTTACTGCAGTGCACAGATCAGGAGCGTTTGATTTGTGCTTCACTCCAAATGACTGGGTCAGCAGATTACTGGTGGGAGGCCCGCAAGAAAACAATGACCCCGCATCAACTAGAAAGCCTAACTTGGGAGCGGTTCAAGACAGGAATTTACGACAAGTACATCCCCAAGAGCTATAAAAAGCAAAAGGAAACAGAGTTCTACAATTTAAAACAAGGACGTATGTCGGTAACGGAATATGATCGCGCCTTCTTTGACATGTCCAGATACGGAGCTGATCAAGTGGATACCGATGAAAAGATGTCCGAAAAATTTTGTGCTGGCTTGAGGCACGAAATAAGAGTAGCATTGGCCAGCCGTGGCATACTACCATATTCTGAAGCTCTGAAACTGGCACTGGATATCGAAGCTGCATTGCCTAAGGAGAAACCTACACCCAACCCCACAAACATGCCACTGCAGACCACGACCCAAGCCCCAAGGGACAAGAGAAAGTGGGAAGGGAACCAGAACCAGTGGGGACAAAAGAGGCCATGGCACGGACCACCCCGCCCTCAAAACTTTATAAGGCAGCATCCCTTCAACCCAACCGGATACACTCAGCCAAGGCCCAATCTCTGCCCCAAATGCAACAAACCCCACAGCGGAATCTGCAGGGCCGGAGAGATGACTTGTTACATTTGTGGAAAGAATGGCCACATCGCCAGGAACTGTCGAAATGGACCGCAGGGAAGAGGTGCACCAACTAATCCGCCGGCACAACGTCAACACATGCGAGCTCTGCAGGCAAATACTCAGAACAACCCACACCAAGCCCCGCATCCACAAAGACAGAGCCTCCCAACACAAGCCAGGGCGTATGCATTGGGACAGAACCAGCAGAAAAACAACCGCGGGAATCTGGCAGGTATGGGCACCCTACTGAATGTACCTGTTGTCCTATTGTTTGATACTGGTGCTTCGCACTCCTTTATATCCACCTCGTGTGTAGACACCTTAGAACTCCCAACAGAACCAGCAGAACCTAGAATGACGGTGTCCTCACCTGTAGGAGGAATCATAGAAATAACACAAAAGTGCTCGAACCTAGAAATCACGCTTGGAGAACGTAAGGTTATCGCTAATAACTTGGGGGTCATGAAAATGGGAGATGTCGATATCATACTAGGGATGGAATGGTTGACCAAGAACCATGCCACCATCAAGTGCAATGAAAGACAGATTTCTTTTCAAACTCCAGGAGTAGGGCAAGTCGACTTCCATGGAATCACTATGAATGAACGAAAATCTATAATTTCAGTCTTGCAAGCAGCCGCGCTGGTGAGAAAAGGGTGTCCCGCCTATCTCGTCTACTTGAGCGAGGAGCAGAAGGAAGAAAAGGAGATTGAAGACGTGGAGATTGTAAGAGAATTTCCAGATGTGTTTCCGGATACGCTGCCGGGACTACCCCCTGACAGACAACTAGAGTTCACCATTGATTTAGAACCAGGAGTTGCACCGATCTCTAAAGCGCCGTACAGGATGGCCCCAAAGGAACTGGGAGAACTCAAACTACAACTGCAGGAACTCTTAGACCTGGGTTTCATCAGACCCAGTGTATCGCCATGGGGAGCTCCTGTACTCTTCGTCAAGAAGAAGGATGGAACCTTGAGGATGTGCATAGATTACCGAGAATTGAACAAGGTGACACTCAAGAATAAATACCCATTGCCAAGGATAGATGATTTATTTGACCAGCTTAAGGGAGCCAGtgtattttctaaaattgatttaaGGTCTGGGTACCACCAACTAAAAATCCGGTCTGAAGACGTGCCCAAGACAGCTTTTCGGACCCGGTACGGTCACTATGAATTTGTAGTAATGCCTTTTGGACTGACCAATGCCCCTGCGGTGTTCATGGATTTGATGAATCGCATATTCCACCCATGA